A single window of Zea mays cultivar B73 chromosome 10, Zm-B73-REFERENCE-NAM-5.0, whole genome shotgun sequence DNA harbors:
- the LOC103641219 gene encoding cullin-3A isoform X2, whose protein sequence is MKAHLEEMRTCIEAAQGGLFLEEMQRKWNDYNKALKMIRDILMYMDRTYIPTNKKAPVFDHGIELWRDTIVRSPTIQGRLSDMLVELIHIERTGDVINRGLMRTTTKMLMDLGLSVYQDDFERPFLEVSASFYSGESQQLIECCACGEYLKQAERRLSEESERVSQYLDVKTNEKITAVVVKEMLANHMQRLILMENSGLVNMLVEDRYEDLTRMYALFNHVPDGLTAIRSVMTSHIKDTGKSLVTDPERLKDPVDFVQRLLNMKDKYDNIINVSFSNDKSFLNALNFSFEHVINLNNRSPEFISLFVDDKLRKVVKEANEEDLETVLDKVMTLFRYLQEKDLFEKYYKQHLAKRLLCGKAAPEDSERSMLVKLKTECGYQFTSKLEGMITDLNTSQDTTQGFYASTSSRLLADAPTISVQILTTGSWPTQTCNTCNLPPEIVSVSEKFRAYYLGTHNGRRLTWQTNMGNADIKATFGNGNKHELNVSTYQMCVLMLFNSSNVLTYREIEQSTAIPTADLKRCLLSLALVKGRQVLRKEPMSKDIADDDSFCVNDKFTSKLFKVKINPVVTQKETDPEKLETRQRVEEDRKPQIEAAIVRIMKSRRVLDHNSIMTEVTKQLQPRFMPNPVVIKKRIESLIEREFLERDKVDRKMYRYLA, encoded by the coding sequence ATGAAAGCGCATCTTGAAGAGATGCGGACATGTATAGAGGCTGCTCAAGGTGGTTTGTTCCTGGAAGAGATGCAACGAAAATGGAATGACTATAACAAGGCATTGAAAATGATTAGAGACATCCTGATGTATATGGACAGGACATATATTCCCACTAATAAAAAGGCACCTGTCTTTGATCATGGGATAGAGCTTTGGAGGGATACCATAGTTCGGTCTCCTACGATTCAGGGGAGGTTGTCTGACATGCTCGTCGAACTCATACATATAGAAAGGACCGGTGATGTGATAAACAGAGGCTTGATGAGGACTACAACTAAAATGTTGATGGATCTAGGGCTGTCTGTTTACCAGGACGATTTTGAAAGGCCATTTCTTGAGGTCTCTGCTAGTTTCTATAGTGGTGAGTCACAGCAACTCATTGAGTGCTGTGCTTGTGGTGAGTATCTGAAGCAGGCTGAGAGGCGCCTCTCTGAAGAATCAGAGCGTGTGTCACAGTACTTGGATGTTAAAACCAATGAGAAAATTACTGCTGTCGTGGtaaaagagatgctagcaaatcACATGCAGAGGTTGATTCTTATGGAGAACTCAGGGCTTGTGAATATGCTTGTTGAAGACAGGTATGAAGACCTGACAAGGATGTACGCTTTGTTTAATCATGTTCCTGATGGGCTCACAGCAATTAGATCTGTGATGACGTCTCATATTAAGGATACTGGCAAAAGTTTGGTAACAGATCCAGAGAGACTAAAGGACCCGGTTGATTTTGTTCAGCGGCTTCTTAACATGAAGGATAAGTatgacaatatcatcaatgtgtcATTCAGCAACGACAAGAGTTTCCTGAATGCTCTCAATTTCTCATTTGAGCACGTTATAAACTTAAACAACAGATCCCCTGAGTTCATATCACTGTTTGTTGATGACAAACTGCGGAAGGTGGTGAAAGAGGCCAATGAGGAGGATCTTGAAACTGTCCTTGACAAGGTGATGACGTTGTTTAGGTATTTGCAAGAAAAAGATCTATTTGAGAAATATTACAAGCAACACTTGGCAAAGCGTCTTCTTTGTGGGAAGGCTGCTCCTGAGGATTCTGAGCGAAGCATGCTTGTGAAGCTGAAGACGGAATGTGGCTACCAGTTCACTTCAAAGTTGGAGGGCATGATCACTGATTTGAATACCTCTCAGGATACTACACAAGGGTTTTATGCATCTACTTCTTCGCGGCTGCTGGCAGATGCCCCCACAATATCTGTCCAGATACTCACCACTGGGTCATGGCCAACACAAACCTGCAATACCTGTAACCTTCCCCCTGAAATTGTCTCTGTCTCAGAGAAGTTTCGGGCTTATTACCTTGGCACACATAATGGCAGGAGGCTAACATGGCAAACAAACATGGGGAATGCTGACATCAAAGCAACATTTGGAAATGGCAACAAGCATGAACTGAACGTCTCAACATACCAGATGTGTGTTCTCATGCTGTTTAATTCATCAAATGTCTTGACTTACCGTGAAATTGAGCAGTCTACAGCAATACCAACTGCTGACTTGAAGCGATGCCTCCTGTCGCTAGCTCTTGTGAAGGGTAGACAAGTCCTGCGAAAAGAGCCCATGAGCAAGGATATTGCCGATGATGACAGCTTCTGCGTGAACGACAAGTTCACCAGCAAGCTTTTCAAGGTGAAGATTAACCCTGTGGTGACGCAGAAGGAGACCGACCCTGAGAAGCTAGAGACACGGCAGCGGGTCGAGGAGGATAGGAAGCCACAgatcgaggcggccatcgtgcggATCATGAAGTCAAGGAGGGTTCTAGACCACAACAGCATAATGACGGAGGTGACAAAGCAGTTGCAGCCCCGTTTCATGCCAAACCCCGTGGTGATCAAGAAGCGGATCGAGTCGCTCATCGAGCGCGAGTTCCTGGAGCGGGACAAGGTGGACAGGAAGATGTACCGCTATCTTGCCTAA
- the LOC103641219 gene encoding V-type proton ATPase subunit D isoform X3: MAGQGQRLNVVPTVTTLGTVKARLAGAARGHALLKKKSDALTVQFRAILRRIVSAKDAVGDAMRTASLSLAEALYAAGAPLRHAAQQSVSGPARLRVRAHQDNIAGVRLPRFESCLGAADGSSSPASLAGLAGGGQQVSACRAAHARALQVLVELAPLQTSFLALDAAIKTTNRRVNALESVVKPRLENTIAYIRGELDEHEREEFFRLKKIQGYKQRELERQKEAASRYAEEKAAGEVALKRGVSVATAESMLENGDRDEEDIIF; encoded by the coding sequence ATGGCGGGGCAGGGGCAGCGCCTGAACGTGGTGCCGACGGTGACGACGCTGGGCACGGTGAAGGCGCGGCTGGCGGGCGCCGCCCGCGGCCACGCGCTGCTCAAGAAGAAGTCGGACGCGCTGACGGTGCAGTTCCGCGCCATCCTCAGGCGCATCGTGTCCGCCAAGGACGCCGTGGGCGACGCCATGCGCACCGCCTCGCTCTCGCTCGCCGAGGCGCTGTACGCGGCCGGCGCGCCGCTCCGCCACGCCGCGCAGCAGTCCGTgtccggcccggccaggctccgcgtGCGCGCGCACCAGGATAACATCGCCGGCGTCCGCCTCCCGCGCTTCGAGAGCTGCCTGGGCGCCGCCGACGGAAGCTCGTCGCCCGCGTCGCTCGCCGGGCTCGCCGGCGGCGGGCAGCAGGTGTCGGCCTGCCGCGCGGCGCACGCGCGCGCGCTCCAGGTGCTGGTGGAGCTGGCGCCGCTGCAGACGTCGTTCCTCGCGCTGGACGCGGCCATCAAGACCACCAACCGGCGGGTCAACGCGCTGGAGAGCGTGGTGAAGCCGCGCCTGGAGAACACCATCGCCTACATCAGAGGCGAGCTGGACGAGCACGAGCGGGAGGAGTTCTTCCGCCTCAAGAAGATCCAGGGGTACAAGCAGCGCGAGCTCGAGCGCCAGAAGGAGGCCGCCAGCCGCTACGCCGAGGAGAAGGCCGCCGGCGAGGTCGCGCTCAAGCGCGGCGTTTCCGTCGCCACTGCGGAGAGCATGCTGGAGAACGGCGACAGGGACGAGGAGGATATCATCTTTTGA
- the LOC103641219 gene encoding cullin-3A isoform X1, translating into MMNGGGGQKRRNSKIIPYEYRVESDPKFFDKSWRKLHDAIREIYNHNSMSLSFEELYRTAYNLVLNKFAPELYEKFTENMKAHLEEMRTCIEAAQGGLFLEEMQRKWNDYNKALKMIRDILMYMDRTYIPTNKKAPVFDHGIELWRDTIVRSPTIQGRLSDMLVELIHIERTGDVINRGLMRTTTKMLMDLGLSVYQDDFERPFLEVSASFYSGESQQLIECCACGEYLKQAERRLSEESERVSQYLDVKTNEKITAVVVKEMLANHMQRLILMENSGLVNMLVEDRYEDLTRMYALFNHVPDGLTAIRSVMTSHIKDTGKSLVTDPERLKDPVDFVQRLLNMKDKYDNIINVSFSNDKSFLNALNFSFEHVINLNNRSPEFISLFVDDKLRKVVKEANEEDLETVLDKVMTLFRYLQEKDLFEKYYKQHLAKRLLCGKAAPEDSERSMLVKLKTECGYQFTSKLEGMITDLNTSQDTTQGFYASTSSRLLADAPTISVQILTTGSWPTQTCNTCNLPPEIVSVSEKFRAYYLGTHNGRRLTWQTNMGNADIKATFGNGNKHELNVSTYQMCVLMLFNSSNVLTYREIEQSTAIPTADLKRCLLSLALVKGRQVLRKEPMSKDIADDDSFCVNDKFTSKLFKVKINPVVTQKETDPEKLETRQRVEEDRKPQIEAAIVRIMKSRRVLDHNSIMTEVTKQLQPRFMPNPVVIKKRIESLIEREFLERDKVDRKMYRYLA; encoded by the exons ATGAtgaacggcggcggcggccagaAGAGGCGGAACTCGAAAATCATTCCCTACGAGTACCGCGTTGAGTCCGACCCCAAGTTCTTCGACAAGTCGTGGCGGAAGCTCCATGATGCCATCCGTGAGATCTACAACCACAACTCCATGAGCCTCTCCTTCGAGGAGCTCTACAG GACTGCTTATAACTTGGTATTGAACAAGTTTGCTCCTGAGCTCTATGAGAAATTCACAGAAAACATGAAAGCGCATCTTGAAGAGATGCGGACATGTATAGAGGCTGCTCAAGGTGGTTTGTTCCTGGAAGAGATGCAACGAAAATGGAATGACTATAACAAGGCATTGAAAATGATTAGAGACATCCTGATGTATATGGACAGGACATATATTCCCACTAATAAAAAGGCACCTGTCTTTGATCATGGGATAGAGCTTTGGAGGGATACCATAGTTCGGTCTCCTACGATTCAGGGGAGGTTGTCTGACATGCTCGTCGAACTCATACATATAGAAAGGACCGGTGATGTGATAAACAGAGGCTTGATGAGGACTACAACTAAAATGTTGATGGATCTAGGGCTGTCTGTTTACCAGGACGATTTTGAAAGGCCATTTCTTGAGGTCTCTGCTAGTTTCTATAGTGGTGAGTCACAGCAACTCATTGAGTGCTGTGCTTGTGGTGAGTATCTGAAGCAGGCTGAGAGGCGCCTCTCTGAAGAATCAGAGCGTGTGTCACAGTACTTGGATGTTAAAACCAATGAGAAAATTACTGCTGTCGTGGtaaaagagatgctagcaaatcACATGCAGAGGTTGATTCTTATGGAGAACTCAGGGCTTGTGAATATGCTTGTTGAAGACAGGTATGAAGACCTGACAAGGATGTACGCTTTGTTTAATCATGTTCCTGATGGGCTCACAGCAATTAGATCTGTGATGACGTCTCATATTAAGGATACTGGCAAAAGTTTGGTAACAGATCCAGAGAGACTAAAGGACCCGGTTGATTTTGTTCAGCGGCTTCTTAACATGAAGGATAAGTatgacaatatcatcaatgtgtcATTCAGCAACGACAAGAGTTTCCTGAATGCTCTCAATTTCTCATTTGAGCACGTTATAAACTTAAACAACAGATCCCCTGAGTTCATATCACTGTTTGTTGATGACAAACTGCGGAAGGTGGTGAAAGAGGCCAATGAGGAGGATCTTGAAACTGTCCTTGACAAGGTGATGACGTTGTTTAGGTATTTGCAAGAAAAAGATCTATTTGAGAAATATTACAAGCAACACTTGGCAAAGCGTCTTCTTTGTGGGAAGGCTGCTCCTGAGGATTCTGAGCGAAGCATGCTTGTGAAGCTGAAGACGGAATGTGGCTACCAGTTCACTTCAAAGTTGGAGGGCATGATCACTGATTTGAATACCTCTCAGGATACTACACAAGGGTTTTATGCATCTACTTCTTCGCGGCTGCTGGCAGATGCCCCCACAATATCTGTCCAGATACTCACCACTGGGTCATGGCCAACACAAACCTGCAATACCTGTAACCTTCCCCCTGAAATTGTCTCTGTCTCAGAGAAGTTTCGGGCTTATTACCTTGGCACACATAATGGCAGGAGGCTAACATGGCAAACAAACATGGGGAATGCTGACATCAAAGCAACATTTGGAAATGGCAACAAGCATGAACTGAACGTCTCAACATACCAGATGTGTGTTCTCATGCTGTTTAATTCATCAAATGTCTTGACTTACCGTGAAATTGAGCAGTCTACAGCAATACCAACTGCTGACTTGAAGCGATGCCTCCTGTCGCTAGCTCTTGTGAAGGGTAGACAAGTCCTGCGAAAAGAGCCCATGAGCAAGGATATTGCCGATGATGACAGCTTCTGCGTGAACGACAAGTTCACCAGCAAGCTTTTCAAGGTGAAGATTAACCCTGTGGTGACGCAGAAGGAGACCGACCCTGAGAAGCTAGAGACACGGCAGCGGGTCGAGGAGGATAGGAAGCCACAgatcgaggcggccatcgtgcggATCATGAAGTCAAGGAGGGTTCTAGACCACAACAGCATAATGACGGAGGTGACAAAGCAGTTGCAGCCCCGTTTCATGCCAAACCCCGTGGTGATCAAGAAGCGGATCGAGTCGCTCATCGAGCGCGAGTTCCTGGAGCGGGACAAGGTGGACAGGAAGATGTACCGCTATCTTGCCTAA